A genomic region of Eucalyptus grandis isolate ANBG69807.140 chromosome 5, ASM1654582v1, whole genome shotgun sequence contains the following coding sequences:
- the LOC104445153 gene encoding cysteine-rich receptor-like protein kinase 29: protein MDPSDLLLLLLLMFASTINAQFPATYCGSTGNFTVNSTYQTTLTTLLSSISTTNSLSLSYGFFNASATISGTSQTLYVFGLCRGDLTAMSCRGCLDALASDMRRLCPLQKEALLYTGNCIIRYSNASFFGTVATEPTYVARTSDGVSSPETYNGAMRKLLNGLLAEAAGGGSLRKYASGNESAGPDMIYALVQCTPDLTEQRCGDCLVLGVQTIRDCCDRYTGGRFMVPSCLILYETNHQFFDPVSQPLPPPPPSPSPSQEADVLPPTLVGKSDSTRTVMIVVFTSVSALLVISIVVVLLKVRRKKKQPRQSVEGESLSFRIGTETVHEVKKDQKIIKLTKDYAFTRFHYENYEKIIMLALNDRIFVFLVEGVHEISTAESLQFDFNTIRAATDNFSDSKKLGQGGFGAVYMGQLSNGQEIAVKRLSQNSSQGEVEFKNEVMLLARLQHRNLVRLLGFCLEGVEQLLIYEFVPNASLDQFIFDPLKRANLNWDRRHNIIMGVARGMLYLHEESRLRIIHRDLKASNILLDSNMNPKISDFGMARLFELDQTRAETNRIVGTYGYMAPEYAMRGTFSIKSDVFSFGVLVLEIVSGQRNTLFAMDDDIEVLISYVSIRTYLLILHNIPRINLLNDCQDVCRYGRIGGKDQYQTSSIPP, encoded by the exons atggatCCTTCAGATCtccttctcttgcttcttctaATGTTTGCTTCCACCATAAACGCCCAATTCCCAGCGACCTACTGTGGTTCGACTGGCAACTTCACCGTCAACAGCACCTACCAAACCACCCTCACCACTCTCCTCTcatccatctccaccaccaactCCTTGTCCCTCTCCTATGGTTTCTTCAATGCCTCCGCCACCATCTCTGGCACCTCCCAAACCCTCTACGTCTTTGGCCTCTGCCGCGGTGACTTAACCGCCATGAGCTGCCGCGGCTGCCTTGATGCCTTGGCCTCCGACATGCGCCGCCTCTGCCCCCTCCAGAAAGAAGCACTCCTCTACACCGGGAACTGCATAATCCGGTACTCAAACGCCTCGTTCTTCGGCACAGTTGCCACAGAACCCACTTACGTGGCAAGAACCTCTGACGGTGTCTCGAGCCCGGAGACGTACAATGGCGCGATGAGGAAGCTCCTGAATGGTCTGTTGGCCGAGGCAGCGGGTGGCGGCTCGCTGAGAAAGTACGCGTCGGGGAACGAATCAGCGGGGCCTGACATGATCTACGCGTTGGTGCAGTGCACGCCTGACTTAACGGAGCAGCGATGCGGCGACTGCCTGGTGTTAGGCGTCCAGACGATCAGGGATTGCTGCGACAGGTATACAGGAGGACGGTTCATGGTGCCAAGTTGCCTGATCCTGTACGAGACCAATCATCAGTTCTTCGACCCAGTCAGTCAGCCacttccgccgccgccaccatctCCATCGCCATCACAGGAGGCAGATGTGCTGCCTCCAACTCTAG TTGGAAAGAGCGATTCGACGAGGACTGTGATGATTGTGGTCTTCACAAGTGTTTCTGCACTACTTGTCATCAGCATTGTCGTCGTGCTCCTGAAAgtgagaaggaagaagaagcagcccaGACAAAGTGTTGAAGGCGAGTCTTTATCCTTTCGCATTGGAACAGAAACTGTTCATGAGGTTAAAAAAGATCAGAAAATAATTAAGTTGACTAAAGACTATGCTTTTACACGA tttcattatgaaaattatgaaaagataaTAATGCTCGCTCTGAATGACCGCATTTTTGTCTTTCTAGTTGAAGGTGTGCATGAAATTAGCACAGCTGAGTCACTGCAATTTGATTTCAACACTATCAGAGCGGCAACGGATAACTTCTCTGATTCCAAGAAGCTTGGACAAGGCGGTTTTGGAGCAGTCTACATG GGTCAGCTCTCCAATGGACAGGAAATTGCGGTGAAACGGCTATCGCAAAATTCCAGCCAAGGGGAAGTAGAGTTCAAGAATGAGGTCATGTTACTAGCCAGGCTACAACATAGGAACTTAGTTAGGCTCCTAGGTTTCTGTCTGGAAGGAGTCGAACAACTTCTCATTTATGAGTTTGTGCCCAATGCGAGCCTTGATCAGTTCATATTCG ATCCCCTGAAGCGTGCGAATCTCAATTGGGATAGGCGCCACAATATAATAATGGGTGTTGCTAGAGGGATGCTTTACCTACACGAAGAGTCTCGGCTTCGTATTATCCATCGAGACCTCAAAGCTAGCAACATTTTGTTGGACTCAAACATGAATCCTAAGATATCGGATTTTGGTATGGCAAGGCTGTTCGAGTTGGACCAAACTCGGGCCGAGACTAACCGAATCGTGGGGACCTA TGGATATATGGCGCCAGAATATGCAATGCGTGGAACTTTCTCGATCAAGTCAGATGTGTTCAGTTTTGGAGTGTTGGTTTTGGAGATTGTGAGTGGTCAAAGGAACACTCTTTTCGCCATGGACGATGACATAGAGGTCCTTATAAGCTATGTGAGTATAAGAACATACCTTCTCATTTTGCATAATATTCCAAGGATCAATCTGCTCAATGATTGTCAAGATGTTTGCAGGTATGGAAGAATTGGAGGGAAGGATCAATATCAAACATCATCGATCCCTCCATGA